One Choloepus didactylus isolate mChoDid1 chromosome 8, mChoDid1.pri, whole genome shotgun sequence DNA window includes the following coding sequences:
- the ASB8 gene encoding ankyrin repeat and SOCS box protein 8 isoform X1: MSSSMWYIMQSIQSKYSLSERLIRTIAAIRSFPHDNVEDLIRGGADVNCTHGTLKPLHCACMVSDADCVELLLEKGAEVNALDGYNRTALHYAAEKDEACVEVLLEYGANPNALDGNRDTPLHWAAFKNNAECVRALLESGASVNALDYNNDTPLSWAAMKGNLESVSILLDYGAEVRVINLKGQTPISRLVALLVRGLGTEKEDSCFELLHRAVGHFELRKNGTMPREVARDQQLCEKLTVLCSAPGTLKTLSRYAVRRSLGLQYLPDAVKGLPLPASLKEYLLLVE, translated from the exons ATGAGTTCCAGCATGTGGTATATTATGCAGAGCATTCAGAGCAAATACTCTCTCTCAGAGCGCTTAATCCGAACAATCGCTGCCATTCGTTCCTTCCCACATGATAATGTAGAGGACCTCATCAGAGGG GGAGCAGATGTGAACTGTACCCATGGCACACTGAAGCCCCTGCACTGTGCCTGTATGGTGTCAGATGCTGACTGTGTGGAGTTACTCCTGGAAAAAGGAGCTGAG GTGAATGCCCTGGATGGTTATAACCGAACAGCTCTCCACTATGCAGCTGAGAAAGATGAGGCTTGTGTGGAAGTCCTGCTGGAGTATGGTGCAAATCCCAATGCACTGGATGGCAACAGAGATACCCCACTTCATTGGGCAGCCTTTAAGAACAATGCTGAGTGTGTGCGGGCTCTCCTAGAGAGTGGGGCCTCTGTCAATGCCCTGGATTACAACAATGATACTCCACTCAGCTGGGCTGCCATGAAGGGAAATCTCGAAAGCGTCAGCATCCTTCTTGATTATGGTGCAGAGGTCAGGGTCATCAACCTAAAAGGCCAGACACCCATCTCCCGCCTGGTGGCTCTACTAGTCAGGGGACTTGGAACAGAGAAAGAGGACTCTTGCTTTGAGCTCCTCCACAGAGCTGTTGGACACTTTGAATTAAGGAAAAATGGCACCATGCCACGAGAGGTGGCCAGAGACCAGCAGCTGTGTGAAAAACTGACTGTTCTGTGCTCAGCCCCAGGAACTCTAAAAACACTGTCTCGCTATGCTGTTCGCCGTAGCCTGGGACTCCAGTATCTTCCAGATGCAGTGAAGGGCCTTCCACTGCCAGCTTCTTTGAAGGAATACCTGTTACTTGTAGAATAA
- the ASB8 gene encoding ankyrin repeat and SOCS box protein 8 isoform X2: MVSDADCVELLLEKGAEVNALDGYNRTALHYAAEKDEACVEVLLEYGANPNALDGNRDTPLHWAAFKNNAECVRALLESGASVNALDYNNDTPLSWAAMKGNLESVSILLDYGAEVRVINLKGQTPISRLVALLVRGLGTEKEDSCFELLHRAVGHFELRKNGTMPREVARDQQLCEKLTVLCSAPGTLKTLSRYAVRRSLGLQYLPDAVKGLPLPASLKEYLLLVE, from the exons ATGGTGTCAGATGCTGACTGTGTGGAGTTACTCCTGGAAAAAGGAGCTGAG GTGAATGCCCTGGATGGTTATAACCGAACAGCTCTCCACTATGCAGCTGAGAAAGATGAGGCTTGTGTGGAAGTCCTGCTGGAGTATGGTGCAAATCCCAATGCACTGGATGGCAACAGAGATACCCCACTTCATTGGGCAGCCTTTAAGAACAATGCTGAGTGTGTGCGGGCTCTCCTAGAGAGTGGGGCCTCTGTCAATGCCCTGGATTACAACAATGATACTCCACTCAGCTGGGCTGCCATGAAGGGAAATCTCGAAAGCGTCAGCATCCTTCTTGATTATGGTGCAGAGGTCAGGGTCATCAACCTAAAAGGCCAGACACCCATCTCCCGCCTGGTGGCTCTACTAGTCAGGGGACTTGGAACAGAGAAAGAGGACTCTTGCTTTGAGCTCCTCCACAGAGCTGTTGGACACTTTGAATTAAGGAAAAATGGCACCATGCCACGAGAGGTGGCCAGAGACCAGCAGCTGTGTGAAAAACTGACTGTTCTGTGCTCAGCCCCAGGAACTCTAAAAACACTGTCTCGCTATGCTGTTCGCCGTAGCCTGGGACTCCAGTATCTTCCAGATGCAGTGAAGGGCCTTCCACTGCCAGCTTCTTTGAAGGAATACCTGTTACTTGTAGAATAA
- the PFKM gene encoding ATP-dependent 6-phosphofructokinase, muscle type — protein MTHEEHHAAKTLGIGKAIAVLTSGGDAQGMNAAVRAVVRVGIFTGARVFFVHEGYQGLVDGGDNIREATWESVSMMLQLGGTVIGSARCKDFREREGRLQAALNLVKRGITNLCVIGGDGSLTGADTFRSEWSDLLSELQKAGKITAEEVKNSSYLNIVGLVGSIDNDFCGTDMTIGTDSALHRIIEIVDAITTTAQSHQRTFVLEVMGRHCGYLALVTSLSCGADWVFIPECPPDDDWEEHLCRRLTETRTRGSRLNIIIVAEGAIDRNGKPITSEDIKNLVVKRLGYDTRVTVLGHVQRGGTPSAFDRILGSRMGVEAVMALLEGTPDTPACVVSLSGNQAVRLPLMECVQVTKDVTKAMSEKKFDEALKLRGRSFMNNWEVYKLLAHVRPPVAKTGSRTVAVMNVGAPAAGMNAAVRSTVRIGVIQGNRMLVVHDGFEGLAKGQVEEAGWSYVGGWTGQGGSKLGTKRTLPRKSFEQISANITKFNIQGLVIIGGFEAYTGGLELMEGRKQFDELCIPFVVIPATVSNNVPGSDFSIGADTALNTICTTCDRIKQSAAGTKRRVFIIETMGGYCGYLATMAGLAAGADAAYIFEEPFTIRDLQANVDHLVQKMKTTVKRGLVLRNEKCNENYTTDFIFNLYSEEGKGIFDSRKNVLGHMQQGGSPTPFDRNFATKMGAKAMNWMSGKIKESYRNGRIFANSPDSACVLGMRKRALVFQPVTELKDQTDFEHRIPKEQWWLKLRPILKILAKYEIDLDTSDHAHLEHISRKRSGDAPA, from the exons GAATGAATGCTGCTGTCAGGGCTGTGGTTCGAGTTGGTATCTTTACCGGTGCCCGTGTCTTCTTTGTCCATGAG GGTTATCAAGGCCTGGTGGATGGTGGAGATAACATCAGGGAAGCCACCTGGGAGAGTGTTTCGATGATGCTTCAGCTG GGAGGCACAGTGATTGGAAGTGCCCGGTGCAAGGACTTTCGCGAGCGAGAGGGACGACTCCAAGCTGCCCTCAACCTGGTGAAGCGCGGGATCACCAACCTGTGTGTCATTGGGGGTGATGGCAGCCTCACTGGGGCTGACACCTTCCGTTCTGAGTGGAGTGACTTGTTGAGTGAACTCCAGAAAGCGG GTAAGATCACAGCTGAGGAAGTTAAGAATTCCAGCTACCTGAACATTGTGGGCCTGGTTGGCTCTATTGACAATGACTTCTGTGGCACCGATATGACCATTGGCACTGACTCTGCCCTGCACCGGATCATAGAGATTGTAGATGCCATCACAACCACTGCTCAGAG CCACCAGAGGACATTTGTGTTAGAAGTGATGGGCCGGCACTGTGG ATACCTGGCCCTTGttacctctctctcctgtggGGCCGACTGGGTTTTTATTCCTGAATGTCCACCAGATGATGACTGGGAGGAACACCTTTGCCGTCGGCTCACTGAG ACAAGGACCCGTGGTTCTCGTCTCAACATCATCATTGTGGCTGAGGGTGCAATCGATAGGAATGGGAAACCAATCACCTCGGAAGACATCAAGAAT CTGGTGGTAAAGCGTCTGGGATATGACACCCGGGTCACTGTCTTGGGGCATGTGCAGCGGGGTGGGACGCCGTCAGCTTTTGACCGAATCCTG GGCAGCAGGATGGGTGTGGAAGCAGTGATGGCACTTTTAGAAGGGACCCCAGACACCCCAGCCTGTGTGGTGAGCCTCTCGGGTAACCAGGCAGTGCGACTGCCCCTCATGGAGTGTGTCCAAGTG ACCAAAGATGTGACCAAGGCCATGAGTGAGAAGAAATTTGATGAAGCCCTGAAGCTAAGAGGCCG GAGCTTCATGAACAACTGGGAAGTATATAAGCTTCTAGCTCATGTCCGACCCCCAGTGGCTAAG ACTGGTTCACGTACAGTGGCTGTGATGAATGTGGGTGCCCCAGCTGCAGGCATGAATGCTGCTGTCCGCTCCACTGTGAGGATTGGCGTCATCCAGGGCAACCGAATGCTGGTTGTGCATGATGGCTTCGAGGGCCTAGCCAAGGGTCAG GTTGAGGAAGCTGGCTGGAGCTATGTTGGGGGCTGGACTGGGCAAGGTGGTTCTAAACTTGGAACTAAAAG GACTCTACCCAGGAAGAGCTTCGAGCAGATCAGTGCCAACATAACTAAGTTTAACATTCAGGGCCTTGTCATCATTGGGGGCTTTGAG GCTTACACAGGGGGCCTAGAACTGATGGAGGGCAGGAAGCAGTTTGATGAACTCTGTATCCCATTTGTGGTCATTCCTGCTACGGTCTCCAACAACGTCCCTGGCTCAGACTTCAGCATTGGGGCTGACACAGCACTCAATACCATCTGCACG ACCTGTGATCGCATCAAGCAGTCAGCAGCAGGCACCAAGCGTCGGGTGTTTATCATTGAGACTATGGGCGGCTACTGTGGTTACCTGGCCACCATGGCAGGACTGGCAGCTGGGGCCGATGCTGCCTACATTTTTGAAGAGCCCTTCACCATCCGAGACCTACAG GCGAATGTTGACCATCTGGtgcaaaagatgaaaacaactgtGAAAAGGGGCTTGGTATTAAG GAATGAGAAGTGCAATGAGAACTATACCACTGACTTCATTTTCAACCTGTACTCTGAGGAGGGTAAGGGCATCTTCGATAGCAGGAAGAATGTGCTTGGCCACATGCAACAG GGTGGGAGCCCAACTCCATTTGACAGGAATTTTGCCACTAAGATGGGAGCCAAGGCTATGAACTGGATGTCTGGGAAAATCAAAGAGAGTTACCGTAATG GGCGTATCTTTGCCAATAGTCCGGACTCAGCCTGTGTTCTGGGGATGCGTAAGAGGGCTCTGGTCTTTCAACCAGTGACTGAGCTGAAGGATCAGACGGACTTTGA GCACCGCATCCCCAAGGAACAGTGGTGGCTGAAGCTGAGGCCCATCCTCAAAATCCTGGCCAAGTATGAGATTGACTTGGACACCTCAGATCATGCCCACCTGGAGCACATCAGTCGAAAGCGGTCTGGGGATGCTCCCGCTTAA